GACTACCTCGATCGCGTGCTGGCGCAGTTCGAGGACTTCTGCATCGTGACCCAGAGCGTCCGCCAGGGCATCAAGGTGGATGTCAGCGTCCTGGACGGGGAAGGCAAGCGATTGTCGGTGCCGGGCGAAAGCTGAGGCCTGCCGGCGCGGAGCTGTCATGGAGCTGTGGCAGACTTTCCGTTTTCGCTGACACATTCGAACCTATCCATGTCCTTTCCGCGCTTCTCTGCCGCACTTGCTCTCGCCTGTTTCGTCCTGACGCCCGCCGCGCACGCCTGGGGCCAGCTTGGCCACAGCATCGTGGCCGACCTCGCCCAGCGCCACCTCAGCCCCGCGGCGGAGGCCGAGGTGGAGCGATTGCTGGCGCCGGAAAACACCAAGTCGCTGGCGGATATCGCCAGCTGGCCGGACGAGATCCGCAACGATCCCGGCAAAGACGCACTGTGGAAGCAGACGCGTGCGCTGCACTATGTCGACTTCACCCACGGCGACTGCAACTACACGCCGCCGCGCGACTGCAAGGATGGGCAATGCGTGGTCGCTGGCATCGACCACTATGCGCAGATCCTCGCCGACAAATCGCAGCCCGACGCCACGCGCCTGGAAGCCTTGAAGTTCGTGGTGCACTTCATCGGCGACGAGCACCAGCCGCTGCATGGCGGTTCGCGCGACGACAAGGGCGGCAACGCCTATCAGGTCCAGTTCCAGGACAAGGGCACCAACCTGCACAGCGTGTGGGATTCGGGCCTGCTCAAGACCCGTGGCCTGGATGACAAGGCGTACGCCGACGAGCTGGAATCCCGCGGCACGGTGACCTTGCCCAAGCCCATCGCCCCCTTCGACAACGCCTATGCGCAGTGGGCGGAAGAGTCGTGCCAGATCTCCCGCGACATCTATCCCGAGGGTCATAAGCTCGATCAGGCCTACGTACAGAAGGCATTGCCGGTGGCGGAACTGCGCCTGCGCGAAGCGGGGCGTCGCCTGGCGGAAGTGTTGAACCTCGCGCTGGCGCGGTGACGCTTGTTCGCTTCGCGATTCCCACGGGCCCGCCACTGCGCGGGCCTTTTTCTGATCAAAACTTCAGCAGGGCCAGAAAGAATTGCTGCGATGCAAAATCATGCACGCGCATGCTTCACGGACGTGCAGGCGAGCCCAGGTGCCCCTACCGGCGCGCCGATGCCCTGGCTTCAGAGTGGCCTCGCATTTTGCATGCCATGACACCAGTATTTGGCCGTCCGAACGCCAGTGAAGCAGACCAGTGGCTTGAGCTCGGCGCATTCTTGGTTGTCTTTGCGTAATACCACTGGTAGCGGCTGGTCCGCATGCCACAAGCAGTCCACTTGCATACCGTGGTTGGCAAGAAAAATGCCTGCGCAAACCCTCTGGCAGATCGATCCAATTCTGCTAGCGTGGAACGATGACTACTGAATCTACGCTGCGCCGCACAAAGATCGTTGCCACCCTCGGTCCCGCGACCGACGCTCCTGGCATGCTGGAAAAAATCATCGCCGAAGGCGTCGACGTGGTTCGCCTGAACCTCTCGCACGGCCAGCCGGACGATCACCGCGCGCGCGCCGTCGCCGTGCGCGATGCCGCGACCAAGCTCGGTCGCGAAGTCGGCGTCCTTGCGGACCTTCAGGGCCCGAAGATCCGGGTCGAGCGGTTTGCCCATGGTCCGGTGGAGCTTCGTGTGGGCGATAGCTTCGTGCTGGACTGCAGCCCGGGGGCGCCGCTGGGCGACGCCACGCGCGTTGGCGTGAGCTACTACGACCTGCCGAAGGACGTGTCCGCCGGCGACGTGCTGTTGCTGGATGATGGCCTGGTCGCGCTGACCGTCGAATCCGTCGTGGGCGCGGAAATCCGCTGCCGCGTGCTGATCGGCGGCAAGCTGTCCGATCGCAAGGGCCTCAACCGCCAGGGCGGTGGCCTCTCCGTGTCCGCGCTGTCGGACAAGGACAAGGCTGACATCAAGCTCGCCGCCGAGATCGGCTGTGACTTCCTCGCCGTCTCCTTCGTGCGTTCGGCCGCCGACATGAACGAAGCGCGCCGCCTGCTGGAGGAAGCCGGTGGCAAGGCCTCGCTGGTGGCGAAGATCGAGCGCGCCGATGCCATTCCGGTGCTCGGCGAGATCATCGATGCATCCGACGTCGTGATGGTGGCGCGCGGCGACCTGGGCGTGGAGATCGGCGATGCCGAGCTGCCGGGCCTGCAGAAGAAGATCATCCGCGAGTCGGTGCAGCGCAATCGCGCCGTGATCACCGCCACGCAGATGCTGCAGTCGATGGTGCGCTCGCCCATCCCGACCCGCGCCGAAGTGATGGACGTGGCGAACGCCGTGATCGACGGCACCGACGCCGTGATGCTGTCCGAGGAATCGGCGGCCGGCGCACACCCGGACAAGGCCGTGGCGGCACTGCGCCGCATCTGCCTCGGCGCCGAACGCCAGTTCGAACCGAAGGAAGATCCGGCGACGCAGGGGCATCACCTGGATCGCACCGACCAGGCCATCGCGCTCGCCGCCATGGTGCTGGCCAGCCAGCTCGGCGTGCGCGCCATCGTCGCGTTGACCGAGTCGGGCGCCACCGCGCAGTGGCTGTCGCGCTATCGCAGCGCGGTGCCGATCTACGCGCTGTCGCCGTTCGACGATGCACGCCGCCGCATGTCGATCCTGCGTGACGTGCAGGCCGTGAAGTTCACCCACGTCTCCCAGACGCCGGCCGGCTCTGCACGCGACGCCGTGCGCCAGCTGTTCGCCGAAGGCAAGCTGACCGAAGGCGATCGCGTGGTGCTCACGCACGGCGACCACATCGGCCAGGGCGGCGGCACCAATACGCTCAAGCTGCTGTCGGTGGGTGCCGAGGGCGTGGTGGAGTGCTTGCGCGACCTGTAAGCAGGGTAGCGACGTCGGCCTGCAGCCCGTAAGGCTAGAATCCGGGTCGACGTCCCCCAACCCATGCGCAGGAGGTTTTCCATGAACATGAAGTCGCGTCGCCACATCCAGGCGATTTCCCTGGCCCTTGCCATGGGCGTGGCCGCACCGCTGCTGGCGCAATCGCAGGCGCGCATGGTCGGCCCGGACCGCATCCAGTCGTACTGGATCATGCTAAACACCAAGGTGGATGCCGACGTCCCCAACAGCGGCTCCAACATGGACAAGCCCGGTTGCGTGGCGGTGACCTACATGATCGGTTCCGATGGCGTGCCGCAGAACGTCAACGTGGCCAAGGTGGTGCCGCAGAGCGACCTCGGCGCCGTGGCCAAGAGCGTGGCGGGCAACTTCCGCTACGGGCCTTCGCTCACCAACAAGACGCACGAGCCGGTCAATACGTACTTCATCGTGCCGTTCAACCTGCCGGCGGATGCTGCGCAGCGGCAATCCATCATCGACGCGTGCAAGCTGCCGGGCTACAACCAGGCCTGAGTCTCGACGCCATGGCCATTCAGGGGCGCTCAGGGCCCCTCGTGGCCAGATGCCATATACTTGCGGGCCTTTAAGCCTAGCCGCCCCCTTCCAGGGCGGCTTCCACCTTGTGCGGCCCACACCGCCTAAGTACCGGAGTTGTCATGAGCATCGAAGATCTCGAAAGCGTTGCCCTCGCTATGGTTGCGCCCGGCAAGGGCATCATCGCCATCGACGAGTCGACCAACACCATCAAGAAGCGTTTCGAGGCCGTCGGCATCGACAACACCGAAGAGAACCGCCGCGCTTACCGTGAGCTGCTGCTCACCACGCCGGGCCTCAACGAGCACATCTCCGGCGCGATCCTGTACGACGAAACCATCCGCCAGTCGACCAAGGACGGCGTGCCGTTCACGACGCTGATGAAGAAGAACGGCATCATCCCGGGCATCAAGGTCGACAAGGGCCCCGTGCCGCTGGCCGGCTTCCCGGGCGACGTGGTGACCGAAGGCCTCGACGGCCTGCGCGAGCGCCTGCAGGAATACGTGAAGCTCGGCGCCCAGTTCGCCAAGTGGCGCGCCGTGATCAACATCTCCGAGGACAACCCGTCCTCCACCGCCATCGAAGCCAACTGCCATGCGCTGGCCCGCTACGCCGCGCTGTGCCAGGAAGCCGGCCTAGTGCCGATGGTCGAGCCGGAAGTGATCATGGACGGCGACCACAGCATCGAAGTCAGCTACGAAGTGCACGAAGCCGTGCTGCGCAGCCTGTTCAATGCGCTGTACGAGCAGAACGTGATGCTGGAAGGCACCATCCTGAAGGTCAGCATGGTCATCCCGGGCAAGGATGCGGACGAGCAGGCTGAAGTCGAGGAAGTCGCCGAAGCCACCGTGCGCGTGCTCAAGACCACCGTGCCGGCCACGCTGCCGGGCATCGTGTTCCTCTCGGGCGGCCAGTCGGACGAGCAGTCGACCGCCCACCTCAACGCCATGAACCGCATGGGCCCGCACCCGTGGCCGCTGTCGTTCTCCTACGGCCGCGCCATGCAGCAGGCCGCGCTGAAGCTGTGGTCCAAGGACATGAAGGCCAACTACGCCGACGCGCAGAAGACCGTCCACGCCCGTGCGAAGGACAACGGTCTCGCCGCGCTGGGTCAGTGGAGCGGCAAGTAAGAAGCAGCCATTCTTCTGTAGGAGCGCACCCAGTGCGCGACCGCAGAGTGGGTGAAACCGCTCCGTAGGCTTTTCGCGCACTGGGTGCGCTCCTACAGAAAGAGCGGGGCATTGATGGACCAAAGAAAACGGGCGCCTCGCGGCGCCCGTCTTTTGTTTCTGTGTTCCTGAAAACCGATCAGAAGCGGTATTCCGCACTGACCGTGTACAGGTTGGTCGGCAGGTGGATGTTCTTGTCGCTGTCGCTGGCCTGGTAGTAGTCGTAGTTCAGGCCCACGCTCCACTGCGGGGTGATGTTGTAGCCCACGCCTGCACCGGCGTAGTAGTTGGTGCTGTTGAAGCGCACCGACTGCGGGTTGAACTTGTCGTTGGTCAGGCCTTCACCCTTGGCGAAGAAGGCACCGCCACGCACTTCGCCGTACCACTTCGGGCTGAAGCTGTAGCGCAGGTCGAGGCCGGCGGTAGCGCCCTGCAGCTTCGACTTGGCGTCGCCGCCGTAGTTCTGGGTATACAGGCCACGCGCATCGGCTCGGCCCAGGTAGACGTAACCCGCTTCGACGCCGAGCGACAACTCAGGGTTGAGCGCGAAACGGTAACCACCCTTCACGCCACCGGCGAAATCGCCGTTGTCATAAGGGCCCTTCTTGATCTGGCCGTAGCCGGCGTTGGCGCCGACATACCAGCCCTGCTGGGCGTTCTGGCCGGCGTCCTGCGCAAAGGCGGCCGGAACAGCCACCAAACCGGCGGCGGCGAAAGCAAGGGCAAGCATGGTGTTCTTCATGGGGGTACTCCTCGATTCTTCGTCTTATTTGGGCCAGTCCGCAGCGCCGGGGGTTCGGTCGTTCGCGGCTGGGCACCTCGTGCCGACGGTGCTGACCCTTAGATAGGGCGGCCCTGAGGAGTTTCAATACCGATTAGTACACAATTAAGAAGGCATTAAGGTTCAGGCCGCTTCCAGCCGGCGCACCAAAAAGAACGGGCGCCCCCGAGGGCGCCCACATGCTTCTCACAACAAGTTGATTAGAAACGGTATTCGGCCGTAACCGAGGCCGTATCGGTGGACAGGTCCACGCCCTTCTTCTTGGCGTCGAAATAGTCGTAGCTCACGCCAAGGCTGAAGTGCTGGTTGAAGTCGTAACCCACACCGGCGCCGCCGTACCAGCTGACGTCATCGAGGTGATGGCGGTTGATCGAGTTGTTGTCGTAGCCATGGCCCTTCCAGCCATAGATGCCGGCACGGCCGCTGACGTACAGGCCGTCCCACACGTTGATCTTGCCGTTCACGCCGGCGGTCCAGCCGCGAAGGTCGTTCTTCTCGCTGGTCTGGTTGACGGGCTGGCTGTTGAAGATGTTCTTCAGCTTGTAATTGCCCTGGTCGTTGTAGCCGACCTCAACGCCCAGACCCATGTCCTGGCCCACTTTCCAGCGGTAGCCGCCGTTGATGCCATAGGTGGTCGGATGGTCGTTGTAGGGGCCGTTTGCCACATGACCCTCGCCCACGCTGCCGTTGATGAACCAGTTGCCGCTGCCCACCGGCTGGTAGGGTTGGTAGTTGCCGTTGGCGGCGGTGCTGGTGGACGAGCTGGTGTCCTGGGCAAAGGCGGGAGCGGCGATGAAGCCGGTCGTGGCCATGGCAATGGCAAGTAGCGTCTTCTTCATGGGAGTACTCCATATGATCTTTTTTGGGATCGATCCCTGAAAGATCTGCGGGCCGGGGGAAAGGCTGATCGCAGTCACACCCGTTCCATGGGTGCCAGGGGATTAGAACCATGGGAGCCTGAAGGGTTTCCGTACCCCTTATCCAAAAATTAAGGACAAATTAAGGTCTTGGGCGTGGGACAGGGGCCCGGCAATCGGCGACAATGAGCGTTTTTAGCCGCCATCGCCCCCGGAGAACCCTCTCAATGACCACCCGCCGCGAACTCGCCAATGCCGTGCGCGCCCTCGCCATGGACGCCGTGCAACAGGCCAACTCCGGCCACCCAGGCATGCCGATGGGCATGGCGGACATCGCCGAGGTGCTCTGGAACGACTTCCTCCAGCACAACCCGACCAACCCCAAGTGGTTCAACCGCGACCGTTTCGTGCTGTCCAACGGTCACGGCTCGATGCTGCTGTACTCGCTGCTGCACCTGACCGGCTACGACCTGCCGATGGAAGAGCTCAAGCGCTTCCGCCAGCTGCATTCCAAGACCGCCGGCCATCCGGAAGCCAGCGAAACCCCCGGCGTGGAAACCACCACCGGCCCGCTGGGCCAGGGCCTCGCCAATGCGGTGGGCTTCGCGCTGGCGGAAAAGGTGCTGGCCGACCACTTCAACCGGCCGGGCCATGAGATCGTCAACCACCACACCTATGTGTTCCTCGGCGACGGCTGCCTGATGGAAGGCATCTCGCACGAGGCCTGCTTCGCTGGCCGGCACCTGGAAGCTGAACAAGCTGATCGCGCTGTACGACGACAACGGCATCTCGATCGACGGCGACGTGCACGGCTGGTTCACCGACAACACCCCGGAGCGTTTCGAGGCCTATGGCTGGAACGTGATCCGCGGTGTCGACGGCCACAACCCCGACGCCATCAAGCAGGCCATCGCCGCGGCCACCTCGCAAAGCGAGAAGCCGACCCTGATCTGCGCCCGCACCATCATCGGCTTCGGTTCGCCGAACAAGCAGGGCAAGGAAGAGAGCCACGGCGCCGCGCTGGGCAAGGACGAAGTCGCCAAGACGCGCGACGCGCTGGACTGGCGCTACGGCCCGTTCGAGATCCCGGCCGAGATCTACGCCGGCTGGGACCACAAGAAGACGGGCGCCGCGCGCGAGCAGGCCTGGCACGACGCGGTGGCCAAGTACTCCGCGGCGTTCCCGGAGCTGGCTGCCGAGTTCAATCGCCGCGTCGCCGGTGAGCTGCCGGCCGACTGGGCCGAGAAGTCGCAGGCTTTCGTCGACAAACTGCAGGCGGACGGCGTGGACGTCGCTTCGCGCAAGGCCTCGCAGATGAGCATCGAGGCGTTCGCGCCGCTGTTGCCGGAGCTGATCGGCGGTTCGGCCGACCTGGCCGGTTCCAACCTCACCAAGTGGAAGGGCAGCGTCGACGCCGGCAATGGCCACGACGCCAAGGGCAACTACGTCTACTACGGCGTGCGCGAGTTCGGCATGAGCGCCATCGCCAACGGCCTAGCGCTGCATGGCGGTTTCATCCCGTACGACGCCACCTTCCTGGTGTTCTCCGACTACGCCCGCAACGCGGTGCGCATGAGCGCGCTGATCCCGGCACATGCCATCCACGTCTACACGCACGACTCGATCGGTCTGGGCGAAGATGGCCCGACCCACCAGCCGGTGGAGCACCTGGCCTCGCTGCGCTACATCCCGAACAACCAGGTGTGGCGTCCGTGCGACGCGGTCGAATCGGCCATGTCCTGGAAGCTCGCCATCGAGCGCAAGGGCAATCCGGCGTGCCTGGTGTTCTCGCGCCAGAACCTCAAGCCGCAGCAGCGCAGCGCGCAGCAGGTGGCCGACATCGCGCGTGGCGCCTACGTGCTGTCCGATCCGCAGGACACCAAGTTCAAGGCCATCCTGATCGCCACCGGTTCGGAAGTGGAACTGGCGATGGAAGCGGCCCGCACGCTGGCCCAGCAGAACGTGCCGGTGCGCGTGGTGTCGATGCCTTGCACGGAAGTGTTCGACGCCCAGCCGCTGGAATACCGCGAAGCGATCCTGCCGGGCTGGTGCCGCGCGCGCGTGGCGGTGGAAGCGGCCACGTCCGACTTCTGGCGCAAGTACGTCGGCCTCGACGGCGACGTGATCGGCATGACCACCTTCGGCGCCTCGGCGCCGGCGCCGCAGCTGTTCGAGCACTTCGGATTCACCGTGGCGCATGTGGTCGATGCGGTGAAGCGCGTGATCGGCTGAGTGTGCATTTCCCTCTCCCCTCTGGGGAGAGGGCAGGGTGAGGGGCGGGTCTCGCCTCAAGCCCACAAAAAACGCCGTGATCATCACGGCGTTTTTTGTGCCTCAGTTTCAACTGTAGGAACGCACCCAGTGCGCGAAAAGCCTACGAAGCGGCACGCCGTAACACTGCGGTCGCGCACTGGGTGCGCTCCTACAGAAGTGGCGTTGTTACGCCGCCAACAACGCCGCCAAATGCTCCGGATCCCGCGCCAGCGCATGCGCTCCGGCCTTCTCCAGCTCCTCGCGGCTACCAAAACCCCACAACACACCCAGTCCACGCACGCGATTGGCCACCGCACCGTCGATGTCGAAATGACGGTCGCCGATCATCGCCGTCTCTTCCGGCCTCGCGCCGAAATCCTCGAGGGCAGCCTTGATCATCGTCGCCTTCTCGCTATGCGCGCTGGACGGATCCGGGCCGTATAGACGGCTGAACGCACCGCCGAACGGCAGGTGCTCGATGATCGGCCGGGCATGCCGCTCCGGCTTGCTGGTCACTACGGCGAGTGTGTGGCCAGCGGCCTGCAGGCGCTCGATCATCGTGTCGATGCCGGGATATACCGTGTGCTCCTGCCAGCCGATGGCATGGAAGCGTTCGTGGTAGTAATCCACAGCGAGTTCAATGCGATCGTGATCATGGTCCAGCAGCGGCGCAAAGCTGTGCCGCAGCGGCGGGCCGATCCAGTGGCGCATTTCCTGCGGATGTTCCACGCCCAGCTGCGTCAGCGCATGGCGGACGCTGCCCAGGATGCCGATTTCCGAATCGATCAGCGTGCCGTCGAGGTCGAACAGACAGAGCATTACTTGCCTGCACGCGCCTTGAGGGCCGCCACGGCCGGGAGTTCCTTGCCTTCGAGGAATTCGAGGAAGGCGCCGCCGCCGGTGGAGATGTAGGACACCTCATCGGCGATGCCGTACTTGTCCACGGCCGCCAGCGTGTCGCCGCCGCCGGCGATGGAGAAGGCCGGCGACGCCGCCACAGCGCGGGCCAGCGTCTCGGTGCCATGGCCGAACTGGTCGAACTCGAACACGCCGACCGGGCCGTTCCACACCACGGTGCCGGCCTTGGCGATCATCTCGGCGTAGCGGCGCGCGGTCTCGGGGCCAATGTCCAGGATCATCTCGCCGTCCTTCACCTGGTCGACCGGCTTCACCGTGGCCGGCGCGTGCGCGGAGAACTCCGGCGCCACCACCACGTCGACCGGAATCGGCACGTCGGCGTTGCGGCGCTTGGCATCGGCGATGACCTTTTTGGCGGCCGGGATGAGATCCGGTTCATAGAGTGAATTGCCGACCGAATAACCCATGGCCGCGATGAAGGTGTTGGCGATGCCGCCGCCCACAATCAGCTGGTCCACCTTGCCGATGAGGTTTTCCAGCAAGGTCAGCTTGGTGGAAACCTTGGAGCCGGCCACGATCGCCAGCAGCGGATGCGCCGGTTGTTCCAGGGCCTTGCCCAGCGCGTCCAACTCGGCCGACAGCAGCGGGCCGGCGGCGGCGATCGGGGCGAACTTGATCACGCCATGCGTGGAAGCCTGGGCGCGGTGCGCGGTACCGAAGGCATCCATCACGAAGATGTCGCACAACGCCGCGTACTTCTTCGACAGGGCTTCGTCATCCTTGCCTTCGCCGACATTCATGCGGCAGTTTTCGAGCACCACCACTTCGCCGTCGGCCACCTCGACGCCGTCGAGGTAATCGGCGACCAGGCGCACCGGCTGGCCCAGCTTGTCGCCCAGCCACTTGGCGACCGGCGCCAGCGAGGATTCGGCGTCGAACTGGCCTTCCTTCGGACGACCCAGGTGCGACAGCACCATCACCTTGGCGCCGGCATCGCGGGCGGCCTTGACGGTGGGCAGGGCGGCATCCAGGCGCTGGGTGGAGGTGATGTGGCCGTTCTCGATCGGCACGTTCAGGTCTTCGCGGATCAGCACGCGCTTGCCGCGCAGATCAAGATCGCTCATGCGGGTAACGGACACGGCGGAACTCCCTTGGCTTGGATTCGTATGGGCGCCGGCAGGCGCGAATCGCGTATTGTCCCGCCCGCTCCCCGGCTATGCAAACCACGCGGCAGGTATCCTAGGCGGCGGGTATTTCCCTTCGAGGACATGGATATGGGCCAGGATCGGGTGTTGTACGGCTATTGGCGCTCCAGCGCGGCCTATCGGGTGCGCATCGCGCTGAACCTCAAGGGGCTCGCTTACGAGTCGCGCGCGGTGCATCTGGTGAACAACGGCGGGGAGCAGCACGCACCCGACTACAGGGCGCTCAATCCGCAGGAGCTCGTGCCTTGCCTCGTCGATGGCGGACAGGTGCTCACCCAGTCCATGGCCATCGTCGAATACCTCGATGAAACGCATCCGACGCCGCCTTTGCTGCCTGCGGACCCTGCCGGACGCGCTCGTGTGCGGGCGTTGGCGCAGGTGGTTGGCTGCGACGTGCACCCGCTGGGCAATCTGCGCGTGCTGCAGTACCTGGTGAACGGCATGGGCCTGGATGAGTCCGCCAAGGGCGTGTGGTCGCGGCACTGGATCGGTGAAGGCTTGCGCGCGCTGGAGGCGACGCTGTCCGGCCATGTGGCGACGGGGCGCTTCTGCCACGGCGATACGCCGACGCTGGCCGACATCTGCCTGGTTCCGCAGCTCTACAACGCCATTCGCTGGAAACTGTCGCTCGACGACTACCCGACCATCCAGCGCATCTACGACGCCTGCCAGGCGCTGGAGGCGTTCCAGCGCGCGGCGCCGGAGGCACAACCCGACGCCCCGGCGACGTAAGCCGTCGTGGCCGGTTTCTGGGGGAACCTGTGGTGCTGGCAGCGCGGAAGGCAGGGCAGCGGTTACGACAAGCTGCTGCTCGCCGGCACGCTGTGGCCGCTGCCATGCGATTGCTATCTGCTGCGCTTTCCGACCGGTGCCTCGGTGCCGCCGCATACCGACCGCGTGGCGCAGGGCAGGCACTACCGGCTGAACATCATCCTGCATGCGCCGCGCCGCGGTGGCGAGTTCGTGTGCGCGCGGCCCATCCATGCCAGTCGCCGCATCAAGCTGTTTCGACCGGACGTGGAAGAGCACAGCGTCACGACGATCGACGAAGGCACCCGCTGGGTGCTCAGCATCGGCTGGGTACGTGGCGCGCGGGGCGGCGATACCCGCCCCGCGGCTTAAGGTCGATCAGAAGCCCAGACCGTACGGATCGTTGCCGACCAGTTCGGCCGATTCCGAGTTGCCGCTTTCGGACAGGCGGATCTTGAGGGCGAGACCATCGCGCGAGTCGGCCTTGTTGAGCGCCTCGTCGAGTTCGATGCGGCCTTCCTTGTACAGGCGATACAGCGACTGGTCGAAGGTCTGCATGCCTTCCTGCAGGCTGCGGTCCATCGCTTCCTTCACGTCGTGCACCTGGCCGCGGCGAATCATGTCGCGGATCAGCGGCGTATTGAGCAGCACTTCCACCGCCGGCAGGCGACGGCCGTCCTTGCCGATCACCAGGCGCTGGCTGATCACCGCGCGCAGGTTGAGCGCGAGGTTCATCAGCACGTTCTTGTGCGCCGATTCCGGGAAGAAGTTGAGGATGCGCTCCAGCGTCTGGTCGGCGTTGTTCGAGTGCAGCGTCGCCAGGCAGAGATGGCCGGTTTCGGAGAACGCGATGGCCGCTTCCATGGTGTCGGTGTCGCGGATCTCGCCGATCATGATCACGTCCGGCGCCTCGCGCATCGCGTTGCGCAGGGCCTCGTGGTAGCTGTGCGTGTCCAGGCCGACTTCGCGCTGGTTCACGATCGACTTCTTGTGGCGGTGCAGGTATTCGAT
The window above is part of the Dyella jiangningensis genome. Proteins encoded here:
- a CDS encoding HAD hydrolase-like protein; its protein translation is MLCLFDLDGTLIDSEIGILGSVRHALTQLGVEHPQEMRHWIGPPLRHSFAPLLDHDHDRIELAVDYYHERFHAIGWQEHTVYPGIDTMIERLQAAGHTLAVVTSKPERHARPIIEHLPFGGAFSRLYGPDPSSAHSEKATMIKAALEDFGARPEETAMIGDRHFDIDGAVANRVRGLGVLWGFGSREELEKAGAHALARDPEHLAALLAA
- a CDS encoding PilT/PilU family type 4a pilus ATPase encodes the protein MDIGYFLKLMVDKGASDMFLTTGAPVNIKVEGKLYPLGNTGLPSGMVKKIAYSLMDEGQVPQFERDLELNMALAVKEAGRFRINVFKQRGEVGMVIRAIKSEIPSIDQLQLPTIFRELIMEPRGLILVVGATGSGKSTTLAAMIDHRNQNSSGHILTIEDPIEYLHRHKKSIVNQREVGLDTHSYHEALRNAMREAPDVIMIGEIRDTDTMEAAIAFSETGHLCLATLHSNNADQTLERILNFFPESAHKNVLMNLALNLRAVISQRLVIGKDGRRLPAVEVLLNTPLIRDMIRRGQVHDVKEAMDRSLQEGMQTFDQSLYRLYKEGRIELDEALNKADSRDGLALKIRLSESGNSESAELVGNDPYGLGF
- the pyk gene encoding pyruvate kinase encodes the protein MTTESTLRRTKIVATLGPATDAPGMLEKIIAEGVDVVRLNLSHGQPDDHRARAVAVRDAATKLGREVGVLADLQGPKIRVERFAHGPVELRVGDSFVLDCSPGAPLGDATRVGVSYYDLPKDVSAGDVLLLDDGLVALTVESVVGAEIRCRVLIGGKLSDRKGLNRQGGGLSVSALSDKDKADIKLAAEIGCDFLAVSFVRSAADMNEARRLLEEAGGKASLVAKIERADAIPVLGEIIDASDVVMVARGDLGVEIGDAELPGLQKKIIRESVQRNRAVITATQMLQSMVRSPIPTRAEVMDVANAVIDGTDAVMLSEESAAGAHPDKAVAALRRICLGAERQFEPKEDPATQGHHLDRTDQAIALAAMVLASQLGVRAIVALTESGATAQWLSRYRSAVPIYALSPFDDARRRMSILRDVQAVKFTHVSQTPAGSARDAVRQLFAEGKLTEGDRVVLTHGDHIGQGGGTNTLKLLSVGAEGVVECLRDL
- a CDS encoding phosphoglycerate kinase produces the protein MSVTRMSDLDLRGKRVLIREDLNVPIENGHITSTQRLDAALPTVKAARDAGAKVMVLSHLGRPKEGQFDAESSLAPVAKWLGDKLGQPVRLVADYLDGVEVADGEVVVLENCRMNVGEGKDDEALSKKYAALCDIFVMDAFGTAHRAQASTHGVIKFAPIAAAGPLLSAELDALGKALEQPAHPLLAIVAGSKVSTKLTLLENLIGKVDQLIVGGGIANTFIAAMGYSVGNSLYEPDLIPAAKKVIADAKRRNADVPIPVDVVVAPEFSAHAPATVKPVDQVKDGEMILDIGPETARRYAEMIAKAGTVVWNGPVGVFEFDQFGHGTETLARAVAASPAFSIAGGGDTLAAVDKYGIADEVSYISTGGGAFLEFLEGKELPAVAALKARAGK
- the maiA gene encoding maleylacetoacetate isomerase; translated protein: MGQDRVLYGYWRSSAAYRVRIALNLKGLAYESRAVHLVNNGGEQHAPDYRALNPQELVPCLVDGGQVLTQSMAIVEYLDETHPTPPLLPADPAGRARVRALAQVVGCDVHPLGNLRVLQYLVNGMGLDESAKGVWSRHWIGEGLRALEATLSGHVATGRFCHGDTPTLADICLVPQLYNAIRWKLSLDDYPTIQRIYDACQALEAFQRAAPEAQPDAPAT
- a CDS encoding class I fructose-bisphosphate aldolase, which gives rise to MSIEDLESVALAMVAPGKGIIAIDESTNTIKKRFEAVGIDNTEENRRAYRELLLTTPGLNEHISGAILYDETIRQSTKDGVPFTTLMKKNGIIPGIKVDKGPVPLAGFPGDVVTEGLDGLRERLQEYVKLGAQFAKWRAVINISEDNPSSTAIEANCHALARYAALCQEAGLVPMVEPEVIMDGDHSIEVSYEVHEAVLRSLFNALYEQNVMLEGTILKVSMVIPGKDADEQAEVEEVAEATVRVLKTTVPATLPGIVFLSGGQSDEQSTAHLNAMNRMGPHPWPLSFSYGRAMQQAALKLWSKDMKANYADAQKTVHARAKDNGLAALGQWSGK
- a CDS encoding S1/P1 nuclease; translated protein: MSFPRFSAALALACFVLTPAAHAWGQLGHSIVADLAQRHLSPAAEAEVERLLAPENTKSLADIASWPDEIRNDPGKDALWKQTRALHYVDFTHGDCNYTPPRDCKDGQCVVAGIDHYAQILADKSQPDATRLEALKFVVHFIGDEHQPLHGGSRDDKGGNAYQVQFQDKGTNLHSVWDSGLLKTRGLDDKAYADELESRGTVTLPKPIAPFDNAYAQWAEESCQISRDIYPEGHKLDQAYVQKALPVAELRLREAGRRLAEVLNLALAR
- a CDS encoding energy transducer TonB; this translates as MNMKSRRHIQAISLALAMGVAAPLLAQSQARMVGPDRIQSYWIMLNTKVDADVPNSGSNMDKPGCVAVTYMIGSDGVPQNVNVAKVVPQSDLGAVAKSVAGNFRYGPSLTNKTHEPVNTYFIVPFNLPADAAQRQSIIDACKLPGYNQA
- a CDS encoding 2OG-Fe(II) oxygenase; the encoded protein is MAGFWGNLWCWQRGRQGSGYDKLLLAGTLWPLPCDCYLLRFPTGASVPPHTDRVAQGRHYRLNIILHAPRRGGEFVCARPIHASRRIKLFRPDVEEHSVTTIDEGTRWVLSIGWVRGARGGDTRPAA
- a CDS encoding outer membrane beta-barrel protein yields the protein MKKTLLAIAMATTGFIAAPAFAQDTSSSTSTAANGNYQPYQPVGSGNWFINGSVGEGHVANGPYNDHPTTYGINGGYRWKVGQDMGLGVEVGYNDQGNYKLKNIFNSQPVNQTSEKNDLRGWTAGVNGKINVWDGLYVSGRAGIYGWKGHGYDNNSINRHHLDDVSWYGGAGVGYDFNQHFSLGVSYDYFDAKKKGVDLSTDTASVTAEYRF
- a CDS encoding outer membrane protein, coding for MKNTMLALAFAAAGLVAVPAAFAQDAGQNAQQGWYVGANAGYGQIKKGPYDNGDFAGGVKGGYRFALNPELSLGVEAGYVYLGRADARGLYTQNYGGDAKSKLQGATAGLDLRYSFSPKWYGEVRGGAFFAKGEGLTNDKFNPQSVRFNSTNYYAGAGVGYNITPQWSVGLNYDYYQASDSDKNIHLPTNLYTVSAEYRF